TGCGTTTTTTTAGGAAAGACCCAGTAATAACCGGGCAGGTCCCTGAAAAACGCGAATGCCATGACCACCTGATCCGGCCGGCTCACCTGAACATCGGCTTCCAGACCGTGTATTTTCCGGATCCGGTATGGCCGGGCCTGGCGGTTAAGCAATGCCCGGATCCGTGAATTGGCACCATCCGCCCCGATCACATAGGATGCGGTCAATGGTCCTGCGGAGGTGTGAAGGGTCACGGTCTCTTTTTCCTGAACCAGGGCATGGATGCGGTCAACGATTTGAAACCGGGCGCCGGCGGCCAGGGCCTGATTCAGGCAGAACAGATCCAGATCTTTTCGCTGTGTCATATGGCACAGCGGACGGGTCGCTTTAATGGTGAAAAAAGATCCATCCGGCCGGTGTATCACCATCTTGTTACAGGACCGCTCGATCAGCCCAGAAATATCACAGGCGAAACATGCCGCGGCCTTAGGCGTCAGCCCCCCGGCACAGGCTTTTTTCCGGGGAAAGGATTTCCGGTCCAGCAGAAGCACGGAATACCCGGCGGACGCCAGATCAAATCCCGCAGAAGTTCCGGCCGGTCCGGCCCCGGCAATGATCACGTCATAGGTCATAGGATCCCTTTGACGGCCCGCTGTGCACTGGCCAGGGCCCCTTCAAGATATCCGCCGAAATGATCGGATGTTTCCGTGCCGGCAAAACAGACCCGGCCGTCCCAGATATCGGTTCTGCCGGATGGCGGTTCATACACGGGATGGGCATGGGCGGCCCGCTGGTCGTACTCGGTGGCGGTAAACGGCTCCATGGCCCAGTCCCTGTAAAAAACCGCGGCCGGGTGTTGGGCGTTTTCGCCATACAGAATCTGAAGCTGAAGAAGGATGGCCTGGACCATCTGCTGCCGGTCTCTGCGCTGGGCCGCCGGAATCCCCACAAATCCGGTCAGGCCGAAGGGTTTTCCCGGTCCGTTGGAC
Above is a window of Desulfotignum balticum DSM 7044 DNA encoding:
- a CDS encoding geranylgeranyl reductase family protein, which translates into the protein MTYDVIIAGAGPAGTSAGFDLASAGYSVLLLDRKSFPRKKACAGGLTPKAAACFACDISGLIERSCNKMVIHRPDGSFFTIKATRPLCHMTQRKDLDLFCLNQALAAGARFQIVDRIHALVQEKETVTLHTSAGPLTASYVIGADGANSRIRALLNRQARPYRIRKIHGLEADVQVSRPDQVVMAFAFFRDLPGYYWVFPKKTHINIGIFSHDHTPVSVRNLAAFARDCFGTDALSDITGYPIGTGGGRGFRSPGGGRVLLAGDAAGFAESVFGEGIYFAVRSGRIAAAAICQALEKKMRALSVYNRSLAGLRLDLGVSRYGAAALYRWTAPCLKFAGIPAVYHHFSKGYAAGRPLLRMFLP